The following coding sequences lie in one Flavobacterium sp. 20NA77.7 genomic window:
- a CDS encoding sensor histidine kinase, which translates to MIYTINILFSSKNYLYITILTIQSLGFIFLVHFKEHLFNELPLVDNNVFSNFIFFIFLFLGINGIATYINHQKDKKYLKNKAKLFKSNKSIKKLNSEIEQLNVAALHSLKTPIYVANDFIKKLHTNCISGIHQENEYEYEELIINSITLSQMYVENLTTYTKIITETNAKTRFNILEKITFITNIVTKKFEAATIRITCDDFYVTANDFCFIIILENLLTNGLKYNNNVEKKIDILVTKSEFEVKILVSDNGIGIDPIYFDRIFSPFVRIQQRIQIEGTGLGLSSVKMAARKMNGNVRIISSSSLGTTFEFTFKNI; encoded by the coding sequence ATGATTTATACCATAAACATACTGTTTTCATCAAAAAATTACCTTTACATCACCATATTAACCATACAATCGTTAGGGTTTATCTTTTTAGTACATTTTAAAGAACATCTCTTTAATGAATTACCACTAGTTGATAATAATGTTTTTTCAAATTTTATCTTTTTTATTTTTTTATTCTTAGGTATTAACGGTATTGCCACTTACATAAATCATCAAAAAGATAAAAAATATTTAAAAAATAAAGCTAAACTTTTTAAGAGTAATAAATCCATAAAAAAACTCAATTCAGAAATAGAGCAATTAAATGTCGCAGCATTACATTCATTAAAAACACCTATTTATGTGGCAAATGATTTTATAAAAAAATTACACACAAATTGTATTTCTGGTATACATCAAGAAAACGAATATGAGTATGAAGAACTTATTATTAATAGTATTACATTATCACAAATGTATGTAGAAAACTTAACCACATACACTAAAATTATTACAGAAACAAATGCTAAAACACGATTCAATATTTTAGAAAAAATTACTTTTATTACTAATATTGTAACTAAAAAATTTGAAGCAGCAACTATTAGAATTACGTGTGACGATTTTTATGTTACGGCTAATGATTTTTGTTTTATTATCATATTAGAAAATTTACTTACAAATGGATTAAAATACAACAACAACGTTGAAAAAAAGATTGATATTTTAGTTACTAAAAGTGAATTTGAAGTCAAAATCTTAGTTTCAGACAATGGAATTGGGATTGACCCTATCTATTTTGATCGTATTTTTTCTCCCTTTGTAAGAATACAGCAGCGTATCCAAATTGAAGGGACAGGCTTAGGCCTATCGAGTGTAAAAATGGCCGCAAGAAAAATGAATGGAAATGTACGAATAATTTCTTCTAGTAGTTTAGGAACCACATTTGAATTTACATTTAAAAATATTTAA
- a CDS encoding response regulator transcription factor, with product MIKVVFVEDNMVFHKGLKLVLQNSKEIDLVGMYSTAESLINDFEFVAPDVVVMDIDLPGMNGIEAISLLKKNHKATKFLVLTVHENENLIQALKSGADGYLVKKNSFDSIEEEIITLSKGGFPITPDILDELKNYFQNNGSKDTKNNPVFDLLTEKERHVLELVSEGFLNKEIANKINLSIDSVKKITQHIYEKLEVRNRSEAVNKYLSHKG from the coding sequence ATGATAAAAGTTGTATTTGTTGAAGACAATATGGTCTTCCATAAAGGATTGAAATTAGTACTACAAAACTCCAAAGAAATTGACTTAGTAGGTATGTATAGCACTGCTGAATCTTTAATTAACGATTTCGAATTTGTAGCACCAGATGTTGTTGTCATGGACATAGATTTACCTGGTATGAATGGTATTGAAGCAATATCGCTCCTTAAAAAAAATCACAAAGCCACTAAATTTTTAGTGCTTACGGTTCATGAAAATGAAAATTTAATACAAGCATTAAAATCTGGTGCAGATGGTTATTTAGTAAAGAAAAACTCTTTTGATTCTATTGAAGAAGAAATTATTACGTTGTCAAAAGGAGGATTCCCTATAACACCAGACATCTTAGATGAATTAAAAAATTACTTTCAAAACAACGGCAGTAAAGACACTAAAAATAATCCTGTATTTGATTTACTAACAGAGAAAGAGCGTCATGTACTTGAGTTAGTTTCTGAAGGCTTTTTGAATAAAGAAATAGCAAATAAAATTAACTTATCTATTGATTCTGTTAAGAAAATTACGCAACATATCTATGAAAAATTAGAAGTGCGAAACAGAAGCGAAGCAGTAAATAAATATCTGTCTCACAAAGGTTAA
- a CDS encoding SDR family NAD(P)-dependent oxidoreductase, which yields MKSKNIVITGTSRGIGYELVLLFANAGHQVLALSRKTPQELINHPNVTCLAVDLTNESELEQVSGFLEKTWKKVDVLIHNAGSLLHKPFEQITSTEFIRIYQVNVFAVASLTQKCIPFMSKNSHVVTISSMGGIQGSVKFPGLAAYSSSKGAVITLSELLAEEYKEQGIAFNVLALGAVNTEMLQEAFPGYQAPVSAKEMADYIYNFALTGNTYFNGKVLQVSASTP from the coding sequence ATGAAAAGTAAAAATATTGTCATAACAGGTACATCAAGAGGAATAGGGTATGAATTGGTATTGCTCTTTGCTAATGCGGGACATCAAGTTTTAGCACTTTCAAGAAAAACACCGCAAGAGTTGATAAATCATCCAAATGTTACTTGCTTAGCAGTTGATTTAACTAATGAATCGGAGTTAGAGCAAGTAAGTGGCTTTTTAGAAAAAACATGGAAAAAAGTAGATGTACTTATACATAATGCGGGAAGTTTATTGCATAAACCTTTTGAACAAATTACTTCTACCGAATTTATAAGAATCTATCAGGTTAATGTTTTTGCAGTGGCTAGTTTAACCCAAAAATGTATCCCTTTTATGTCTAAAAATAGCCATGTAGTTACCATAAGTTCAATGGGAGGCATACAAGGGAGTGTTAAATTTCCAGGTTTAGCAGCATATAGTTCAAGTAAAGGAGCTGTAATTACGCTTTCTGAACTATTAGCAGAAGAATACAAAGAACAAGGTATAGCGTTTAATGTACTCGCGCTTGGGGCAGTAAATACCGAAATGTTACAAGAAGCTTTTCCTGGTTATCAAGCACCCGTTTCTGCAAAAGAAATGGCTGATTATATTTATAATTTTGCATTAACAGGAAACACCTATTTTAATGGAAAAGTATTGCAAGTAAGTGCTTCAACGCCTTAA
- a CDS encoding M20/M25/M40 family metallo-hydrolase has protein sequence MKHIIIMLLGLSFLGKAQTRMPNYQVKEEQVAKTLSFLTSDENLGREAGTKKMEQVASYLENICKENNIPPYFKTYKDTLSNFNWPAYNIVGYLEGNDAKLKNEFVIIGAHYDHIGVLKGANVVKGDSIANGANDNAAGSTAVSEVLKYFAKAKSNKRSVLFVFFSAEERGLLGSKHLAAKLKQQNLNLYFMFNYEMIGVPMVNKDMLLYITGFGKSNMAQKMNEYAGEKLIGYIPAETRYGLFRASDNYPFYYEFDVPAQTVSTFDFENFQFYHQPDDEFDQMNISHISNVINKTIPVLEKMINAPEKEIKLNEK, from the coding sequence ATGAAACATATAATTATAATGCTACTTGGATTGAGTTTTTTAGGAAAGGCTCAAACAAGAATGCCAAACTATCAAGTTAAAGAAGAACAAGTGGCCAAAACGTTATCGTTTTTAACTTCGGATGAAAATTTAGGTAGGGAAGCAGGAACTAAAAAAATGGAACAGGTTGCCTCTTATTTAGAAAATATATGTAAAGAAAATAATATTCCTCCTTATTTTAAAACCTATAAAGACACGTTGTCTAACTTTAATTGGCCAGCCTATAATATTGTAGGCTATCTTGAGGGAAATGATGCTAAGCTAAAAAATGAGTTTGTTATCATTGGGGCACATTATGACCACATAGGCGTATTAAAAGGTGCGAATGTAGTAAAAGGTGATTCTATTGCAAATGGCGCGAATGACAATGCAGCAGGCTCAACAGCCGTATCAGAAGTATTGAAATATTTCGCAAAGGCAAAATCAAATAAAAGAAGTGTATTGTTTGTTTTCTTTTCTGCAGAAGAAAGAGGTTTGTTAGGTTCTAAACATTTGGCAGCCAAATTAAAACAACAAAATCTCAATTTGTATTTTATGTTTAATTATGAGATGATTGGTGTGCCAATGGTTAATAAAGATATGTTGCTTTATATAACAGGTTTTGGGAAAAGTAACATGGCTCAAAAAATGAATGAATATGCAGGAGAAAAACTAATAGGTTATATACCTGCAGAAACGCGATATGGATTGTTTAGAGCTTCGGATAATTATCCATTTTATTATGAATTTGATGTGCCTGCTCAAACGGTTTCAACTTTTGATTTTGAGAATTTTCAATTTTATCATCAACCTGACGATGAATTTGATCAAATGAATATTTCACATATTTCAAATGTAATAAACAAAACAATTCCTGTTTTAGAGAAAATGATTAATGCACCTGAAAAAGAAATCAAACTCAATGAAAAGTAA
- a CDS encoding 2-oxo acid dehydrogenase subunit E2 produces the protein MAQIITMPRLSDTMTEGVVATWLKKVGDTIKSGDILAEIETDKATMEFESFHDGVLLHIGIHEGESAPVDSLLAIIGKQGEDITALLATSNTPTETKEEKVVDETKSVTSSAVEIPAGVKVVTMPRLSDTMTTGTVATWLKKVGDIVKEGDILAEIETDKATMEFESFNAGTLLYIGVEEGGSAPVDTILAILGPAGTDVSGIAANYKVGVSAESPKAAEKQVVQSETTANSQLSTSNTEGRIFVSPLAKKIAHDKGINLAQVKGSGENGRIVKSDVENYSPSAISSSQAVAEATSAVSIVKPFVPAGEVFQEEIKNSQMRKTIAKRLSESKFTAPHYYLTIELDMDQAIASRNMINGLPDTKVSFNDMVIKASAMALKKHPQVNSQWKEEAMVINHHVNIGVAVAVEDGLVVPVLKFADQMSLTQIGATVKDMAGRAKAKKIQPNEMEGSTFTISNLGMFGIQSFTSIINQPNSAILSVGAIIEKPVVKNGQIVVGNTMTVTLACDHRTVDGATGAQFLQTFKAFMENPVTMLA, from the coding sequence ATGGCACAAATAATTACTATGCCCCGTTTGAGTGATACCATGACAGAAGGTGTTGTGGCTACATGGTTAAAAAAAGTGGGTGATACTATAAAATCAGGTGATATACTAGCTGAAATTGAAACAGATAAAGCTACGATGGAATTTGAATCATTCCATGACGGTGTTTTATTACACATAGGAATACATGAAGGAGAATCAGCTCCTGTAGACTCCTTATTAGCCATTATAGGTAAACAAGGTGAAGATATTACGGCTTTATTAGCTACAAGTAATACTCCTACTGAAACTAAAGAAGAAAAAGTTGTTGATGAAACCAAATCAGTAACATCGAGCGCAGTCGAGATACCAGCGGGTGTTAAAGTAGTAACTATGCCACGCTTAAGTGATACAATGACTACAGGAACTGTAGCTACATGGTTAAAAAAAGTAGGCGATATAGTTAAAGAAGGTGATATCTTGGCAGAGATTGAAACAGATAAAGCTACAATGGAATTTGAATCGTTTAACGCTGGTACATTATTGTACATAGGTGTTGAAGAAGGTGGTTCTGCTCCAGTAGATACAATATTAGCAATTTTAGGACCAGCAGGAACTGATGTTTCAGGAATTGCAGCAAATTATAAAGTAGGTGTTTCTGCTGAATCGCCAAAGGCAGCTGAGAAACAAGTTGTACAATCAGAAACAACTGCTAATTCTCAACTTTCAACTTCTAACACAGAGGGTAGAATATTTGTTTCACCTTTAGCTAAAAAAATTGCGCATGACAAAGGAATTAATTTAGCTCAAGTAAAAGGTTCAGGTGAAAACGGAAGAATTGTAAAAAGTGATGTAGAAAATTATTCTCCATCGGCAATTTCGTCTTCGCAAGCAGTAGCTGAAGCAACCAGCGCTGTTTCAATTGTTAAACCTTTTGTACCAGCAGGTGAAGTTTTCCAAGAGGAAATTAAAAATTCTCAAATGCGTAAAACCATTGCAAAAAGGTTGTCTGAGTCTAAATTTACAGCCCCTCATTATTATTTAACAATAGAGTTAGATATGGATCAGGCTATTGCATCAAGAAATATGATTAATGGTTTACCAGATACAAAAGTATCTTTTAATGATATGGTGATTAAAGCATCTGCTATGGCATTAAAAAAGCATCCACAAGTAAATTCGCAATGGAAAGAAGAAGCAATGGTTATTAATCATCATGTAAATATTGGTGTAGCAGTTGCTGTAGAAGACGGATTAGTGGTTCCTGTATTGAAATTTGCAGATCAAATGAGTTTAACTCAAATTGGAGCAACAGTTAAAGATATGGCAGGAAGAGCTAAGGCTAAGAAAATTCAGCCTAATGAAATGGAAGGCAGCACGTTTACGATTTCTAATTTGGGAATGTTTGGGATTCAATCTTTTACTTCAATTATTAATCAACCTAATTCAGCTATTTTATCTGTAGGTGCAATTATAGAGAAACCGGTTGTTAAAAATGGTCAAATAGTTGTAGGAAACACAATGACCGTTACTTTAGCATGTGATCACAGAACAGTTGATGGCGCAACAGGAGCTCAGTTTTTACAAACATTTAAAGCGTTTATGGAAAACCCAGTTACGATGTTAGCTTAA
- the pdhA gene encoding pyruvate dehydrogenase (acetyl-transferring) E1 component subunit alpha: MKPITKEVYLKWYEDMQFWRKFEDKLAALYIQQKVRGFLHLYNGQEAVLAGALHAMDLSKDKMITAYRNHVQPIGMGVDPKAVMAELLGKVTGTSKGMGGSMHIFSKEHGFYGGHGIVGAQIPVGAGIAFADKYFETGGVTLTYFGDGAARQGSLHEAFNMAMNWKLPVVFIVENNGYAMGTSVERTANHTDIWKLGLGYEMPCGPVDGMNPIKVAEAMHEAIERARKGEGPTFLEMKTYRYRGHSMSDAQLYRTKEEVEEYKKIDPITQVLDIIKEKKYATEAEIEAIDQRVADLVAECEKFADESPFPEVNQLYDVVYEQENYPFIPHKL; this comes from the coding sequence ATGAAACCAATTACCAAAGAAGTATACCTAAAATGGTATGAAGATATGCAGTTTTGGAGAAAATTCGAAGACAAATTAGCTGCATTATATATTCAACAAAAAGTAAGAGGATTTCTTCATTTATATAATGGACAAGAAGCAGTTTTAGCAGGAGCTTTACATGCTATGGATTTGTCTAAAGATAAAATGATTACGGCTTATAGAAATCACGTTCAGCCTATTGGTATGGGTGTGGATCCAAAAGCTGTTATGGCAGAATTGTTAGGTAAAGTAACAGGAACTTCAAAAGGTATGGGTGGTTCTATGCATATTTTCTCTAAAGAACATGGTTTTTATGGAGGACATGGAATTGTGGGTGCTCAAATTCCTGTAGGAGCAGGTATTGCTTTTGCAGATAAATATTTTGAAACAGGGGGTGTTACATTAACCTATTTTGGAGATGGTGCTGCACGTCAAGGTTCTTTGCACGAAGCATTTAATATGGCAATGAATTGGAAATTACCAGTGGTTTTTATTGTAGAGAACAATGGCTATGCTATGGGAACTTCTGTAGAAAGAACTGCAAATCATACAGATATTTGGAAATTAGGATTAGGATATGAAATGCCTTGTGGGCCCGTTGATGGAATGAATCCAATCAAAGTGGCAGAGGCAATGCATGAGGCTATTGAAAGAGCAAGAAAAGGAGAGGGGCCAACATTCCTAGAAATGAAAACGTACCGATACAGAGGACATTCAATGTCTGATGCACAATTGTACAGAACCAAAGAAGAAGTGGAAGAGTACAAAAAAATTGACCCAATTACACAAGTATTAGATATCATCAAAGAGAAAAAGTATGCCACTGAAGCAGAAATTGAAGCTATTGATCAACGTGTCGCAGATTTAGTTGCCGAATGTGAAAAATTTGCTGATGAGTCTCCATTCCCAGAAGTAAATCAATTATATGATGTGGTTTACGAACAAGAAAATTATCCATTTATTCCTCATAAATTATAA
- the cdd gene encoding cytidine deaminase — protein sequence MKELKVETKLVVFDSINELNKQEQEWMLKAIEARKKAYAPYSNFQVGAALVLDNQVVLEGSNQENAAYPSGLCAERVVIFYAGANYPTNKVQKMFISASSMEKESVTPIPPCGACRQSIAEYEIKQDLNIEIYFMGAKGAVYKSHSLKNLLPFLFDKANL from the coding sequence ATGAAAGAGCTAAAAGTTGAAACTAAATTAGTGGTGTTTGATTCCATTAATGAATTAAACAAGCAAGAGCAAGAGTGGATGTTAAAGGCTATAGAAGCTAGAAAAAAAGCGTATGCGCCTTATTCAAATTTTCAAGTTGGGGCAGCTTTAGTATTGGATAATCAAGTAGTGTTAGAAGGCTCTAACCAAGAAAATGCAGCTTATCCTTCTGGTTTATGTGCTGAACGCGTGGTAATTTTTTATGCGGGGGCTAATTATCCAACTAATAAAGTACAAAAAATGTTTATTTCGGCTTCCTCAATGGAAAAAGAATCTGTAACACCTATTCCACCTTGTGGAGCATGTCGACAGTCTATTGCAGAATATGAAATCAAGCAAGATTTAAATATTGAAATTTATTTTATGGGTGCAAAAGGAGCTGTATACAAATCCCATTCTTTGAAAAATTTATTACCATTCTTGTTTGATAAAGCTAATCTATAA
- the porV gene encoding type IX secretion system outer membrane channel protein PorV: protein MKNLIKLVIFLVAIQSATAQDRVITTGVPFLLIAADARSAGMADMGVASSADAFSQQYNPSKYAFSSRKQGFSMSYTPYLTSIANDISLGQITYFNKINEKSAFATSLRYFGLGDIQLTDNTGQALTTVSPNEFALDLSYSLKLSETFGMGVAGRYIRSNLKIATSDSDAKAASTFAVDVSGLYQSEEMAFDEFNGKWRFGFNLQNLGPKISYDNDLLNENFIPANLRLGGSFDFIFDEYNKVSVIGETTKLLVPTPQAVTDLNNDGVIDASDKAINNENYRKIGWVQGIFKSFNDAPDGMKEEFKEFTWALGAEYWYQNSFALRTGFFHESQEKGARKYMTLGAGFKYNTVKVDVSYLFSASKVRNPLENTLRFSLTFNFGDSYEDN from the coding sequence ATGAAGAATTTAATTAAACTAGTTATTTTTTTAGTAGCCATTCAATCAGCTACAGCACAAGACCGCGTAATAACTACCGGAGTACCTTTCTTATTAATTGCGGCAGATGCGCGTTCGGCGGGTATGGCAGATATGGGTGTAGCTTCTTCTGCAGATGCTTTTTCTCAACAATATAATCCGTCTAAATATGCTTTTTCTTCAAGAAAACAAGGGTTTTCGATGAGTTATACGCCATATTTAACAAGTATTGCAAATGATATTTCATTAGGACAAATCACGTATTTTAATAAAATAAATGAAAAAAGTGCTTTTGCAACTAGTTTACGTTATTTCGGGTTAGGAGATATTCAATTAACAGACAATACAGGTCAGGCATTAACAACCGTTAGTCCAAATGAGTTTGCTTTAGATTTATCTTATTCATTAAAGTTAAGTGAAACATTTGGTATGGGTGTAGCAGGCCGATACATTCGCTCTAATTTAAAAATTGCAACCTCAGATTCTGATGCTAAAGCCGCTTCAACTTTTGCAGTTGATGTATCGGGTTTATATCAATCTGAAGAAATGGCATTTGATGAATTTAACGGAAAATGGCGTTTTGGTTTCAATCTTCAAAATTTAGGACCTAAGATTTCATATGATAATGATTTGTTAAATGAGAATTTTATTCCAGCTAATTTAAGATTAGGAGGAAGTTTTGATTTCATATTTGATGAGTACAACAAAGTGAGTGTTATTGGTGAAACTACAAAGTTATTAGTACCTACTCCACAGGCTGTAACAGATTTAAATAATGATGGGGTAATAGATGCAAGTGATAAAGCAATTAATAATGAAAATTATAGAAAAATAGGTTGGGTTCAAGGTATATTTAAATCTTTTAATGATGCCCCAGATGGTATGAAAGAAGAATTCAAAGAGTTTACATGGGCATTGGGAGCAGAATATTGGTATCAAAATTCATTTGCTTTGCGAACAGGTTTTTTTCATGAAAGTCAAGAGAAAGGTGCTCGTAAATACATGACTTTAGGAGCTGGTTTCAAGTACAACACCGTTAAAGTAGATGTTTCTTATTTGTTCTCTGCATCAAAAGTGCGAAATCCTTTGGAAAACACCTTACGATTTTCGCTAACATTTAATTTTGGCGATTCATACGAAGACAATTAA